Proteins from a genomic interval of Benincasa hispida cultivar B227 chromosome 7, ASM972705v1, whole genome shotgun sequence:
- the LOC120081705 gene encoding zinc-finger homeodomain protein 10-like: MRSPNYKIPHSMELQLTSSLNPTTLNYISSNSNLNSNSMVISYRECLKNHAATVGGHALDGCGEFMPSATSTPTDPTSLNCAACGCHRNFHRREPDDPWPNRRYYPYRLCAPPSPRSSPIKSQSPSSPIPLPISHIPPPVQFSGPPMLVALTTGAHAEEELRRKQRKRKRTKFSGEQKEKMQLFSEKLGWKIGKSEERLVQEFCKEIGIGKRVLRVWMHNNKYTGGKTGKNRASQSSEKHGGNDSKQST, encoded by the coding sequence ATGAGATCACCCAATTACAAAATTCCCCACTCCATGGAATTACAATTAACCTCTTCTCTCAATCCCACAACCCTTAATTACAtttcttcaaattcaaatttaaattcaaattccatGGTCATCTCTTACAGAGAATGCCTTAAGAATCACGCCGCCACTGTCGGCGGCCACGCCCTCGACGGCTGCGGCGAGTTTATGCCTTCCGCTACCTCCACACCCACCGATCCCACTTCTTTAAATTGCGCCGCCTGTGGTTGTCATCGGAACTTCCACCGCCGTGAACCGGACGACCCTTGGCCTAACCGTCGTTACTACCCATATCGGCTCTGTGCACCGCCGTCGCCGAGGTCGAGCCCAATCAAATCGCAAAGCCCATCCTCGCCGATCCCTCTACCAATTTCGCATATCCCACCGCCAGTCCAGTTCTCCGGCCCCCCCATGTTGGTGGCATTGACCACCGGAGCGCATGCGGAGGAGGAATTGAGGCGAAAACAGAGGAAGAGAAAGAGGACGAAATTCAGCGGGGAGCAGAAGGAAAAAATGCAATTATTCTCAGAGAAATTGGGATGGAAAATTGGGAAAAGTGAGGAAAGATTAGTGCAGGAATTCTGCAAAGAAATTGGGATCGGAAAGCGGGTGCTGAGAGTTTGGATGCATAATAACAAATACACGGGAGGAAAAACAGGGAAAAACAGAGCTTCTCAGAGTAGTGAAAAACATGGTGGAAATGACTCGAAACAGAGCACATAG